Proteins co-encoded in one Prosthecobacter algae genomic window:
- a CDS encoding HAMP domain-containing sensor histidine kinase, with protein MNMREFNQLLEILREDFNAMPWPERRELAQGCIDSIKQSPQSAHVHMLDLIDLLLDDPRMEVRKAIADMVHLLPEHHFHKATAKLGMDHNAFVRSAAERALERKKRTEAGPSKRRKTSKSDADLSNLETLLGSKGAAMVHQHAQNLFEVMVGTSVHEIRTFITSMKGNVELLLKDCENGHGVNGAQRLGPKLRQSFQFVERLIDDMKAFTQVTPGDRRSERIADVVGEAVGLAVDHFKACDFDVSMIKLRVDVPNSLSAPMSRMAMVLALRNLIKNAFEAHMTNPGTFAEGHVGVSAAIRDEQLSISISDGGSGLGADELNQLRQMVPGRTSKRYYGTGYGLPMAHRNINNHGGSLKIESQEAVGTTITITLPLDHSEP; from the coding sequence ATGAACATGCGCGAATTCAACCAGTTACTTGAGATCCTGAGGGAAGACTTCAATGCGATGCCTTGGCCAGAGCGTCGAGAACTCGCGCAGGGCTGCATTGACTCGATCAAGCAGTCTCCTCAAAGTGCTCATGTCCACATGCTGGACTTGATAGACCTGCTGCTGGACGATCCTCGAATGGAGGTTCGCAAGGCCATCGCGGACATGGTGCATTTGTTGCCAGAACATCATTTCCACAAAGCGACGGCAAAACTGGGCATGGACCATAATGCCTTTGTTCGCAGTGCCGCCGAGCGCGCGCTGGAGCGAAAAAAGCGCACAGAAGCCGGCCCTTCAAAGCGCCGGAAGACGAGCAAGAGTGATGCGGATCTATCCAACCTTGAAACCCTGCTTGGCAGCAAAGGGGCGGCCATGGTGCATCAGCATGCACAAAATCTGTTTGAGGTGATGGTCGGAACCTCGGTACATGAGATCCGCACTTTCATCACCAGTATGAAGGGCAATGTGGAACTCTTGCTGAAGGACTGCGAAAATGGGCATGGCGTTAACGGGGCACAGAGACTTGGCCCTAAGCTGAGGCAGTCTTTCCAGTTCGTTGAACGGCTCATCGATGACATGAAGGCATTCACCCAAGTCACTCCTGGAGATCGGCGGAGCGAACGTATTGCCGATGTCGTTGGTGAAGCTGTTGGGTTGGCGGTTGATCACTTCAAAGCCTGCGATTTCGATGTGTCCATGATTAAGCTGCGTGTGGATGTGCCCAACAGCCTGTCTGCACCCATGTCTCGCATGGCGATGGTGCTGGCGCTGCGCAATCTGATCAAAAACGCATTTGAGGCGCACATGACCAACCCTGGAACATTCGCTGAAGGGCATGTGGGAGTGAGTGCGGCAATTCGTGACGAGCAGCTTTCCATCTCGATCAGTGACGGAGGATCTGGCCTGGGTGCCGACGAGTTAAATCAACTGCGGCAGATGGTGCCTGGTCGAACTTCAAAGCGCTACTACGGCACAGGTTATGGCCTGCCCATGGCTCACCGGAACATCAACAACCACGGCGGCAGCTTGAAAATTGAAAGTCAGGAGGCAGTCGGCACCACCATCACCATCACGCTTCCTCTGGACCATTCAGAACCATGA